A genomic segment from Bdellovibrio sp. ArHS encodes:
- a CDS encoding 30S ribosomal protein S10 yields MQSQKIRIRLKAFDHKLLDQSTKEIVETARRTGAKVAGPIPL; encoded by the coding sequence ATGCAAAGTCAGAAGATTAGAATCAGATTGAAGGCATTCGATCATAAATTGCTTGATCAATCGACGAAAGAAATCGTCGAAACAGCACGTCGTACTGGTGCGAAGGTTGCGGGTCCAATCCCTCT